One window of Salegentibacter sp. Hel_I_6 genomic DNA carries:
- a CDS encoding restriction endonuclease subunit S, which translates to MITEKFNDLFDFAKKSKIKAGDGLKEGLYPFYTSSATLSKRINVFQEDRISLIFGTGGQASVHYVDEKFSTSTDCIVANKKEDENLNEKFVYYYLSKNINILERGFKGAGLKHISKKYIQNLDIPILPIETQNEIVAILDKVNALVQKREKTIALLDELLRAQFLEMFGDPVLNPKGWKMKEISNFSESRLGKMLDKKKMLGNNLKKYLGNTNVQWFKFDFSDLKEMDFDEKDQVTFKLNEGDILMCEGGDIGRCAIWKNEMENCFFQKALHRITLDNEVMLPNYFVYNFWLLSNGGGLDMYKGGATISHLTGVNLKKMKLPIPPIEIQNQFETIYHYVQAQKESLIQSKTELEHLYNSLLQEAFKEEIEVSKEEPKKKDSLMSEIKKKDGEKVDITKLDLATYLGIPDEITSTQEKWMFDLISLDEFYQFLLKDTFKKEETFTLGDIEEKLHNFFYHGGDMDFPNASWQQIIFKFLEATPPLLEQIFEEETATVKLKLTDETFKA; encoded by the coding sequence GTGATAACAGAAAAATTCAATGACCTGTTTGATTTTGCTAAAAAGTCAAAAATTAAAGCTGGTGATGGTTTAAAGGAAGGTTTGTATCCTTTTTATACTTCCAGTGCCACTTTGTCCAAACGCATAAATGTTTTTCAAGAAGATAGAATTTCTCTAATTTTTGGCACAGGCGGACAAGCTAGCGTACATTATGTAGATGAGAAATTTTCGACTTCAACAGATTGCATTGTTGCTAATAAGAAGGAAGATGAAAATTTAAATGAAAAATTTGTTTATTATTATTTATCTAAAAACATTAACATTCTTGAAAGAGGATTTAAAGGTGCTGGTTTAAAGCATATTTCAAAGAAATATATTCAGAATCTTGATATTCCAATTCTTCCTATAGAAACCCAAAACGAAATAGTAGCCATTTTAGACAAAGTAAATGCTTTAGTACAGAAAAGAGAAAAAACTATTGCTTTGTTAGATGAGTTATTAAGAGCCCAGTTTTTGGAAATGTTTGGCGATCCTGTTTTAAATCCAAAGGGGTGGAAAATGAAAGAAATATCAAACTTTAGTGAATCTAGATTAGGTAAAATGCTTGATAAGAAGAAAATGTTAGGCAACAATCTGAAAAAGTATCTTGGAAATACAAATGTTCAATGGTTCAAGTTCGACTTCTCTGACTTAAAGGAAATGGATTTTGATGAAAAAGACCAAGTAACATTCAAACTAAATGAAGGTGATATTTTGATGTGTGAAGGTGGAGACATTGGAAGATGTGCCATTTGGAAAAATGAAATGGAAAATTGTTTCTTTCAAAAAGCCTTACATAGAATAACACTAGACAATGAAGTTATGTTACCTAATTATTTTGTCTATAATTTTTGGTTATTAAGTAATGGTGGAGGATTAGATATGTACAAAGGTGGAGCTACAATTTCTCATCTTACTGGAGTGAATCTAAAAAAAATGAAATTGCCTATTCCACCTATTGAAATACAAAACCAATTCGAAACAATTTACCATTATGTCCAAGCACAGAAAGAATCCTTAATTCAATCTAAAACCGAGCTAGAACACTTATATAACAGTTTGTTGCAAGAAGCTTTTAAGGAAGAAATAGAAGTTTCAAAAGAAGAACCAAAAAAAAAAGACTCGCTTATGTCTGAAATAAAAAAGAAAGACGGTGAAAAAGTAGATATAACCAAACTTGATTTGGCTACTTATTTAGGTATTCCAGATGAAATTACTTCTACACAAGAAAAATGGATGTTTGATTTAATTAGTTTGGATGAGTTTTATCAATTTTTACTAAAAGACACGTTTAAAAAAGAAGAAACTTTCACTTTAGGAGATATTGAGGAAAAGCTCCATAATTTCTTTTATCACGGAGGTGATATGGACTTCCCAAATGCAAGTTGGCAGCAAATTATTTTCAAATTTCTGGAAGCAACACCTCCTTTATTAGAACAAATATTTGAAGAAGAAACTGCAACTGTAAAACTAAAACTGACAGATGAAACTTTTAAGGCTTAA
- a CDS encoding type I restriction-modification system subunit M translates to MLQNNPKLKALIISLWNTFWSGGIANPITAIEQITYLLFIKRLDELESKRERDAEWNGEAYDSKFDGEYTPWIDESLYRPKPDATAEEKAALNKKREEALAPRPKKELKWSYFKSMPADEMLVHFRNNVFPHIKDLNEETSSFTKYMKNAVFIIEKPALLVEAVKKVDEIFIEIEEDAKDGKQSFQDIQGDVYEMLLKEIATAGKNGQFRTPRHLIKLLAELIEPKLGHKIADPACGTGGFLLGAYQYILSDLVRKKEPELLQSDEDGFERATISSVLDDKNKQILNDSFYGFDIDTTMVRLGLMNLMMHGIDNPHIEYKDSLSKNYNETGDYDIVLANPPFTGKLDKGDVNPDLGIDTGSTELLFLARISKMLRSGGKAAVIIPEGVLFGSNKAQKATRELLLKDNQLEAVISLPAGAFKPYTGVKTAILVFTKVEEDSKTWHTDKVWFYALENDGYTLDDNRKKLKENPLPTVKDEYNARKTAEYSNRENHFFVDLAEIQKEGLDLSHNHYKDYAYTEQSYEPPKEILAKLLEMEEGILADMKELNDLI, encoded by the coding sequence ATGTTACAAAACAATCCTAAACTAAAAGCTTTAATCATAAGTCTTTGGAATACCTTCTGGAGTGGTGGAATTGCCAATCCTATTACAGCTATCGAGCAAATCACCTATTTGCTTTTTATAAAAAGACTAGATGAGTTAGAGAGTAAAAGAGAACGTGATGCTGAATGGAATGGAGAAGCATACGATTCTAAATTTGATGGTGAATATACTCCTTGGATAGATGAAAGTTTATACCGACCAAAACCTGATGCCACAGCAGAGGAAAAAGCAGCTTTAAATAAAAAACGTGAAGAAGCATTAGCACCTCGACCAAAAAAAGAATTGAAATGGAGTTACTTTAAGTCCATGCCAGCGGATGAGATGTTAGTACACTTTAGAAATAATGTTTTTCCGCATATTAAAGATTTAAATGAGGAAACTTCTTCATTTACCAAGTATATGAAAAATGCTGTTTTTATTATTGAAAAACCAGCATTATTGGTAGAAGCTGTAAAAAAAGTAGATGAAATTTTTATTGAAATAGAAGAAGATGCCAAAGACGGTAAACAATCATTCCAAGACATACAAGGGGATGTGTATGAAATGCTTTTAAAGGAAATTGCTACTGCTGGGAAAAACGGACAGTTCCGTACACCGAGACATTTAATAAAATTATTGGCTGAATTGATCGAACCTAAACTAGGACATAAAATAGCAGACCCAGCTTGTGGAACAGGTGGCTTTTTATTAGGAGCATACCAATATATTTTGAGTGATTTAGTTCGTAAAAAAGAGCCAGAATTGTTACAATCAGATGAAGATGGTTTTGAACGAGCAACTATATCTTCTGTATTAGATGATAAAAACAAACAAATACTAAACGATAGTTTTTATGGCTTTGATATAGACACCACTATGGTGCGTTTGGGTTTAATGAACCTAATGATGCACGGGATAGATAACCCCCATATTGAATACAAAGATTCGTTAAGTAAAAACTATAATGAAACAGGAGATTACGATATTGTATTAGCAAACCCACCCTTTACCGGGAAGTTAGACAAAGGAGATGTAAACCCAGATTTGGGTATAGATACAGGCTCTACTGAGCTCTTATTTTTAGCTCGTATTTCTAAGATGCTACGCTCTGGTGGTAAAGCTGCTGTAATTATACCTGAAGGTGTTTTGTTTGGGAGCAATAAAGCTCAAAAAGCTACTAGAGAATTACTGTTAAAAGACAATCAATTAGAAGCTGTTATTTCATTACCTGCGGGTGCTTTTAAACCCTATACAGGTGTGAAAACGGCTATTTTAGTATTTACCAAGGTAGAAGAAGACAGTAAAACCTGGCATACGGATAAGGTTTGGTTTTATGCCCTAGAAAATGATGGTTATACTTTAGATGACAACCGTAAAAAACTAAAAGAGAACCCGCTACCTACCGTAAAGGATGAATATAATGCTAGAAAAACCGCTGAATATTCTAATCGTGAGAATCATTTTTTTGTAGACTTGGCTGAAATTCAGAAAGAAGGATTAGACCTAAGCCACAATCATTATAAAGATTACGCATACACCGAGCAAAGCTACGAGCCACCAAAAGAAATTCTAGCCAAACTTCTAGAAATGGAAGAAGGTATTTTAGCAGATATGAAAGAACTTAATGACTTAATATAG
- a CDS encoding DEAD/DEAH box helicase family protein, translated as MSSENQTRKLLIDHQLKEAGWDVNDRTQVVEEFHITNPRGVSEPGSNYNKHEFSDYLLLGKDGRPLAVVEAKRASKDANTGREQAKQYCYNIQKQTKDILPFCFYTNGHDIFFWDIENAPPRKVVGFPTREDLERYHYIRQAKKPFSDAFINTNIAGRDYQLRAIRAVMDGLEQKRRMFLIVMATGTGKTRTTIALVEALMRAGWAEKALFLVDRIALRDQALEAFKEHLPNEPRWPKQGEKSIAKDRRVYVSTYPTMLNIVREEKETLSPHFFDLIVVDESHRSIYNTYKEVLDYFNTITIGLTATPTDVIDHNTFKIFNCEDGLPSFAYTYEEAVNNIPPYLCNFQVMKIKTKFQTEGISKRTVSLEDQKKLILEGKEIAEINFEGVELEKKVINKGTNTLIVKEFMEESIKDINGVLPGKTIFFCANIAHARRIEEIFNQLYPQYNGELAKVMVSEDSRVHGKGGLLDQFKNKDFPRIAISVDMLDTGIDVRELVNLVFAKPVYSYTKFWQMIGRGTRLLEPTKMKSWCTEKDVFLILDCWDNFEYFKLEPKGKELKQAIPIPVKLFGLRLEKLKIAFESNLEPTILEECKRLQKQIALLPANSVVIKDNSNSVVKVNTPEFWENISNDKIDFLRTEILPLMRTVSGVDFKAMRFEKNILEVSFAKMQSEDEKYNMLKDALIERISDLPLSINIVAKEQELIKDAQRIHFWNNIKENNFNSLIDRLSPLARYIDTRENISGPSKFNFEDELVAKEMVEFGPQNEAVSITRYKEMVEEKIKQLMGSNPILQKIVEGKTISQEEIIELANELHEENPHITIGLLRRVYQNRKAKFLQFIKHILGLEVLETFNENVANAFDAFIEEHNYLSSRQLQFLDIVKKYILEKGNLEKRNLIESPFTMIHPEGIRGVFSPKEINEILQLSNKILAA; from the coding sequence TTGAGCAGTGAAAATCAGACTCGAAAATTATTAATTGATCATCAGCTTAAAGAAGCGGGATGGGATGTGAATGATAGAACGCAAGTTGTTGAGGAGTTCCACATCACAAATCCTCGCGGAGTTTCTGAGCCCGGTAGTAATTATAATAAACACGAGTTTAGCGATTATCTTCTATTAGGTAAAGACGGCAGGCCCCTAGCAGTGGTAGAAGCTAAAAGAGCATCTAAAGATGCTAATACTGGTCGTGAACAAGCAAAACAATATTGCTATAATATTCAAAAGCAAACAAAAGACATTTTGCCATTTTGTTTTTATACAAATGGTCATGATATATTCTTTTGGGATATAGAAAATGCTCCTCCAAGAAAAGTTGTTGGTTTTCCGACAAGAGAAGATCTAGAGAGATATCATTACATTAGACAAGCAAAAAAGCCTTTTTCTGATGCGTTTATAAATACAAACATTGCAGGTAGAGATTATCAATTAAGAGCTATTCGTGCCGTTATGGATGGTTTAGAACAAAAGAGAAGAATGTTCTTAATCGTAATGGCTACTGGTACAGGTAAGACAAGAACCACTATTGCACTGGTTGAAGCACTTATGCGAGCAGGTTGGGCAGAAAAAGCTTTGTTTTTAGTGGATAGAATTGCTTTAAGAGACCAAGCGTTAGAAGCTTTTAAAGAACATCTACCAAACGAGCCTAGATGGCCAAAACAAGGGGAGAAAAGCATTGCGAAAGATAGACGAGTTTATGTTTCTACTTACCCTACAATGCTCAATATTGTTCGTGAAGAAAAAGAAACTTTATCACCTCACTTTTTTGATTTAATTGTTGTGGATGAAAGTCACAGAAGTATTTACAATACATACAAAGAAGTACTTGACTATTTCAATACAATTACAATTGGTTTAACCGCTACTCCCACAGACGTAATTGACCATAATACATTTAAGATATTTAATTGTGAAGATGGTTTGCCATCATTTGCATATACCTACGAAGAAGCTGTTAATAATATTCCTCCCTATTTATGCAATTTTCAGGTAATGAAAATTAAAACCAAATTTCAAACCGAAGGAATTAGCAAAAGAACAGTTTCTCTTGAAGACCAAAAGAAGTTAATTCTGGAAGGAAAAGAAATTGCAGAAATCAATTTTGAAGGTGTTGAGTTAGAAAAAAAGGTAATCAATAAAGGGACAAATACACTTATTGTAAAGGAGTTTATGGAGGAATCTATAAAAGACATTAATGGTGTATTGCCAGGTAAAACCATATTCTTCTGTGCAAACATTGCGCACGCTAGACGGATTGAAGAAATTTTCAATCAATTGTATCCGCAATACAATGGAGAATTAGCCAAAGTAATGGTTTCGGAAGATTCACGTGTTCACGGGAAAGGAGGTTTATTAGACCAATTTAAAAACAAAGACTTTCCTAGAATTGCTATTAGCGTAGATATGCTTGACACGGGAATAGATGTAAGAGAATTGGTGAATTTAGTTTTTGCAAAACCTGTATATTCTTATACCAAATTTTGGCAAATGATTGGTAGAGGAACTCGTTTGTTAGAACCTACCAAAATGAAGTCCTGGTGTACTGAGAAAGATGTGTTTCTAATCTTAGATTGTTGGGATAATTTTGAATATTTCAAACTGGAACCAAAAGGGAAAGAACTCAAACAAGCAATTCCCATCCCAGTAAAACTTTTCGGTTTACGATTAGAAAAATTAAAAATAGCTTTTGAGTCTAATTTAGAGCCAACAATCCTAGAGGAATGTAAAAGATTACAAAAACAAATTGCTTTATTACCCGCTAATTCTGTAGTGATAAAAGATAATAGCAATTCAGTAGTAAAAGTTAATACTCCTGAATTTTGGGAAAATATAAGCAATGATAAAATTGACTTTCTAAGAACAGAAATACTTCCGTTAATGCGAACCGTTTCAGGTGTAGATTTCAAAGCAATGCGTTTTGAAAAAAATATACTGGAAGTTTCTTTCGCTAAAATGCAATCCGAAGATGAAAAGTATAATATGCTTAAAGACGCACTAATTGAACGTATATCAGATTTACCATTATCCATAAACATAGTAGCCAAAGAACAAGAGCTTATAAAAGACGCTCAACGAATTCATTTTTGGAACAATATCAAAGAAAACAACTTCAATAGTTTAATAGATAGACTTTCTCCCTTAGCTAGATATATTGATACCAGAGAAAATATTTCTGGACCTTCTAAATTTAATTTTGAAGATGAACTGGTAGCCAAAGAAATGGTAGAATTTGGACCTCAAAATGAAGCCGTAAGTATTACTCGCTACAAAGAAATGGTAGAAGAAAAGATTAAGCAGTTAATGGGATCAAATCCTATTCTTCAAAAAATAGTCGAGGGCAAAACCATTTCACAAGAAGAAATAATTGAATTAGCCAATGAACTGCACGAGGAAAACCCACATATTACCATTGGTCTGTTACGCAGGGTATATCAAAACCGAAAAGCAAAGTTTTTACAATTTATAAAACATATTTTAGGTCTTGAAGTATTAGAAACATTTAATGAAAATGTGGCCAATGCTTTTGATGCTTTTATTGAAGAACATAACTATTTATCAAGCAGGCAACTACAGTTTTTAGATATTGTAAAAAAATACATTCTCGAAAAAGGAAACTTAGAAAAAAGAAACTTGATAGAATCTCCTTTTACAATGATACACCCAGAAGGAATTAGAGGTGTTTTTTCGCCAAAAGAAATAAACGAAATATTACAATTATCGAATAAAATATTAGCAGCTTAA
- a CDS encoding helix-turn-helix domain-containing protein, with the protein MPKEIITTDDLMNFKLELFEELKKLLREHSTGIHKKYLKSSEVRKLLDISWGTLQNIRINGNLPYTKIGGTVFYDWEDVQRLMEKYKIDNSD; encoded by the coding sequence ATGCCAAAAGAAATAATTACTACAGATGATCTAATGAATTTTAAGCTTGAGTTATTTGAGGAGCTTAAGAAATTGCTTAGAGAGCATTCAACCGGAATCCATAAAAAGTATTTGAAATCTTCTGAGGTGAGAAAACTACTGGATATAAGTTGGGGAACTTTACAGAATATACGGATAAATGGTAATCTTCCTTACACAAAAATAGGAGGTACCGTCTTTTATGATTGGGAAGATGTACAACGATTAATGGAGAAGTATAAGATAGATAATAGTGATTAA
- a CDS encoding ATPase, translating into MENPCEIIEGGVVYKIGKFRGKEVFYDFPLMLEYLQVKGKMLFGKEFQLYKKDEKLLFKLCNYIIADKEKCQKFDLDPAKGILLTGPVGCGKTSFLKLLRYLVPHQKEYQVIPCRNIAFAFHHLGFKTIEDYGNSSYLCFDDLGVEPSGRFYGQDCNVMGEILLSRYELFLNHKIRTHATTNLDSDELEERYGSRVKSRMRQLFNLVTFDEKTADKRK; encoded by the coding sequence ATGGAAAACCCTTGTGAAATAATAGAAGGCGGAGTAGTTTACAAGATTGGAAAATTTAGAGGAAAAGAAGTATTTTATGATTTTCCATTAATGCTTGAATATCTCCAGGTGAAAGGAAAGATGCTTTTTGGAAAAGAGTTTCAGCTATACAAAAAAGATGAAAAATTACTTTTCAAACTCTGCAATTACATCATTGCGGATAAGGAAAAATGCCAGAAATTCGATCTTGACCCTGCAAAAGGAATTTTACTAACCGGGCCTGTGGGTTGTGGAAAAACTAGCTTTCTTAAGCTTTTGCGTTATCTGGTGCCCCACCAAAAAGAATATCAGGTTATTCCTTGCAGAAATATTGCTTTTGCTTTTCACCATTTGGGGTTTAAAACAATTGAAGATTACGGGAATAGCAGTTATTTATGCTTTGATGATCTTGGTGTTGAACCGTCAGGAAGGTTCTATGGTCAGGATTGCAATGTGATGGGAGAAATTCTGCTTTCCCGCTATGAATTGTTTCTTAATCATAAAATAAGAACTCACGCTACAACAAATTTAGATTCCGATGAACTTGAAGAGCGCTATGGATCCAGGGTAAAAAGTAGAATGCGCCAGCTTTTTAATTTGGTCACTTTTGATGAAAAAACTGCCGATAAAAGAAAATAG
- a CDS encoding BfmA/BtgA family mobilization protein has protein sequence MKAVKNITIEKKTAERFQQFSRIHYKTHSEALAGMLDFFFYNEISPKENFGPTGRRIENIIKKRINAVIAITRDMEKNKVNPTLAILQSLLEAADPKNNYSNRLRDYEQDDTHPDFYK, from the coding sequence ATGAAAGCAGTTAAAAACATTACTATTGAAAAGAAAACGGCTGAACGCTTTCAGCAATTTTCCAGAATACATTACAAAACACACTCTGAAGCTTTGGCCGGAATGCTGGATTTTTTCTTCTACAATGAGATTTCTCCGAAAGAAAATTTTGGACCTACCGGCAGGCGAATTGAAAATATTATCAAGAAAAGAATAAATGCAGTGATCGCAATAACAAGGGATATGGAGAAGAATAAAGTTAACCCAACTTTAGCTATTTTGCAGTCACTATTGGAGGCTGCTGATCCAAAAAACAATTACTCCAATCGACTAAGAGATTATGAGCAAGATGACACTCATCCCGACTTTTATAAATAA
- a CDS encoding type II toxin-antitoxin system HigB family toxin, protein MKRIIAKRTLREFWDKHSDAEQYLKTWYETAKSSNWKSPNDIKKTYINASILKDSRVVFNIKGNSYRLIVKFNYDRQWAFIRFVGTHAEYDKVNADTI, encoded by the coding sequence ATGAAAAGAATAATTGCAAAAAGAACTTTACGTGAATTTTGGGATAAGCATTCCGATGCCGAGCAATATTTGAAAACCTGGTATGAAACGGCAAAATCTTCAAATTGGAAGTCGCCAAACGATATTAAGAAAACGTACATAAACGCAAGCATTCTAAAAGATAGCAGAGTGGTTTTCAACATAAAAGGAAATTCCTATCGATTGATTGTAAAATTCAACTATGACAGACAATGGGCGTTTATACGATTTGTGGGAACTCACGCCGAGTATGATAAAGTAAATGCGGACACGATTTAA
- a CDS encoding type II toxin-antitoxin system HigA family antitoxin has protein sequence MKIKPIKTEKDYEQALERLEVIFDADSNSKEGDEAEILSLLVENYENQHYPIEAPDPIEAIKIRMEEMNLKQKDLVGIIGGKSRVSEILNKKKRLTVDMIRELERILHISASVLVNNYKLSK, from the coding sequence ATGAAAATAAAACCTATAAAAACAGAAAAAGATTACGAACAAGCTTTAGAAAGATTGGAAGTAATTTTTGATGCTGACTCCAATTCAAAAGAAGGAGACGAAGCGGAAATCCTATCACTTTTAGTCGAGAATTACGAAAATCAACATTATCCAATAGAAGCTCCAGATCCAATAGAGGCAATTAAAATAAGAATGGAAGAAATGAATCTCAAACAAAAAGATTTAGTTGGAATAATTGGAGGAAAAAGCAGGGTTTCAGAGATTCTCAATAAAAAGAAAAGATTGACGGTAGATATGATTCGAGAATTAGAACGGATTTTACATATTTCTGCTTCAGTACTTGTGAATAATTATAAGCTGTCGAAGTAA
- a CDS encoding site-specific integrase has product MRTDFHLHFHLLNSKINKRGLAPIYLRITVNGKRKEYSITRRIEPEKWNSKLEKVMGNNHISQEINTHINNIRHRLNKIHQVLSDNDEQITSSRMIKELKGETKHKSKMTLEVFKEHNEQMDRLSGKSISKSTAKRYWTCYNHLEQFLKEVYKTEDFRMKDIDHQFITRFEYFLKTTRKCNHNSALKYVNNFKKIVRIALANQWMDRDPFYNYKVQYESVDREFLNEDEVKALIEKELHFDRLKIARDMFVFSCHTGLAYGDLEKLSEKDIIKGIDGGRWIRTKRKKTKSITSVPLLPIAEEIIERYKDYPRVKEADLVLPVPKNQNYNAFLKEIAVLCGIKKTLTTHLARHTFATTVTLSNGVPIESVSKMLGHKDLRTTQHYAKIVDRKISEDMKALRKKLEEKAAKDSKKTNSKKKK; this is encoded by the coding sequence ATGAGAACTGACTTTCACTTACATTTTCACCTCCTAAATTCAAAAATCAATAAAAGAGGCTTAGCCCCTATATATCTTAGGATTACCGTAAATGGTAAGAGAAAAGAATATAGCATCACCCGAAGGATAGAACCTGAAAAATGGAATTCAAAGCTAGAGAAAGTGATGGGGAATAATCACATTTCTCAAGAGATCAATACCCATATCAACAATATTCGTCACAGGTTAAATAAGATTCATCAGGTACTATCTGATAACGATGAACAAATCACTTCCTCCAGAATGATTAAAGAACTAAAAGGTGAAACGAAACATAAATCTAAAATGACCTTAGAGGTGTTTAAGGAGCATAATGAACAAATGGATCGTCTTTCAGGAAAAAGTATCTCTAAGAGCACCGCTAAGCGTTATTGGACCTGTTATAACCACCTTGAGCAGTTTCTAAAGGAGGTTTATAAAACCGAGGATTTCCGAATGAAAGATATAGACCACCAGTTTATTACAAGATTTGAATATTTTTTAAAAACTACAAGAAAGTGTAATCACAACTCGGCCTTGAAATACGTCAACAATTTTAAAAAAATAGTTCGTATAGCACTAGCCAATCAATGGATGGACAGGGATCCTTTTTATAATTATAAGGTTCAATATGAAAGCGTAGATCGGGAATTCCTAAATGAAGATGAAGTGAAAGCCCTGATAGAGAAGGAACTTCATTTTGACCGTTTAAAAATTGCTAGGGATATGTTCGTTTTCAGTTGTCATACCGGTTTAGCTTATGGTGATTTAGAGAAACTCTCTGAAAAGGATATTATTAAAGGTATTGATGGTGGAAGATGGATAAGAACAAAAAGAAAGAAAACTAAATCTATAACCAGCGTCCCCTTACTTCCAATAGCTGAAGAGATTATTGAACGCTATAAAGATTATCCAAGAGTAAAAGAGGCGGACTTAGTTCTTCCCGTCCCCAAAAATCAAAACTATAATGCTTTTTTAAAAGAGATTGCTGTGCTTTGTGGAATAAAAAAGACACTTACCACGCACCTTGCCCGCCATACATTCGCGACTACTGTAACACTTTCCAATGGAGTGCCTATAGAGTCTGTAAGTAAAATGCTAGGCCATAAGGATCTGAGAACGACCCAACATTACGCAAAAATTGTGGATAGAAAAATTAGTGAGGATATGAAAGCGTTAAGGAAGAAGCTAGAAGAAAAAGCCGCTAAAGACTCAAAAAAAACCAATTCTAAGAAGAAAAAATAG
- a CDS encoding NAD(P)-dependent oxidoreductase: MIKFALIKEQKTPPDRRVVFSPGKLTEIIEKFPEASFKIQSSEIRVFTDTEYREAGFEVVEDIADCEVLLGVKEVPLPALIPNKKYFFFSHTIKKQPYNRDLLREVLKNNIELYDHEVIVKENGARLIGFGRYAGLVGAYNGFRGMGLKENLFNLPKVESLPDLNAMLAELNKIKIPSIKIVLTGNGKVARGAKEILDHLGIKKLNVTEYLDFRGDEAVYCNIDVLAYNKRKDGSKGSQKEFFKEPEKYDSNFMRFAENSDFFISGHFYGDGAPVFFTAKDAKSPVFRIKYIADISCDINGPIASTIRPSTIAEPFYGYKPETEAEVDFREKESILVMAVDNLPCELPKDASEGFGEMFMKHVIPAFFNGDKDGILQRARMTQNGKLTPGFSYLQNYVDGVEVFN, encoded by the coding sequence ATGATAAAATTTGCATTGATTAAGGAGCAAAAAACACCACCAGATAGAAGGGTGGTTTTCTCTCCAGGTAAACTAACAGAAATTATAGAAAAATTTCCTGAAGCAAGTTTTAAAATTCAAAGTTCTGAAATTAGAGTTTTTACCGATACAGAATACCGTGAAGCTGGTTTTGAGGTAGTCGAAGATATTGCAGACTGTGAGGTTTTACTCGGGGTTAAAGAAGTTCCTTTGCCGGCTTTAATTCCGAATAAAAAATATTTCTTTTTTTCTCATACCATAAAAAAGCAACCTTATAATCGCGATTTGCTAAGGGAAGTCCTTAAAAATAATATCGAGCTATACGATCATGAAGTCATTGTAAAAGAAAATGGAGCCAGGCTCATTGGCTTTGGACGCTATGCCGGGCTAGTGGGTGCTTACAACGGATTCCGCGGAATGGGATTAAAAGAAAATTTATTTAATTTGCCTAAAGTAGAATCCCTGCCAGATCTTAATGCCATGTTGGCAGAACTGAATAAAATTAAAATTCCATCAATCAAAATTGTGCTTACCGGTAACGGAAAAGTTGCACGAGGAGCAAAAGAGATTTTAGATCATTTGGGAATTAAAAAATTGAATGTCACAGAATATCTTGATTTTAGAGGGGATGAAGCCGTTTATTGCAACATAGACGTGCTGGCTTATAATAAAAGGAAAGATGGTTCAAAAGGCAGCCAGAAAGAATTTTTCAAAGAACCAGAAAAGTACGATTCTAATTTTATGCGTTTTGCAGAAAACAGCGACTTCTTTATTTCGGGGCATTTTTATGGTGATGGGGCGCCTGTATTCTTTACCGCTAAAGACGCTAAATCTCCAGTTTTCCGCATAAAGTATATAGCCGATATTTCCTGCGATATCAATGGACCGATAGCCAGTACAATTCGACCTTCAACCATTGCTGAACCTTTTTATGGTTATAAACCAGAAACAGAAGCTGAGGTAGATTTTAGAGAGAAAGAGAGCATTTTAGTAATGGCTGTAGATAATTTGCCTTGTGAGTTACCAAAAGATGCCAGCGAAGGTTTTGGTGAAATGTTTATGAAACATGTAATTCCTGCTTTTTTTAATGGTGATAAAGACGGCATTTTACAACGGGCTCGTATGACTCAAAACGGGAAATTAACCCCTGGATTTAGCTATTTGCAGAATTATGTAGACGGAGTGGAGGTGTTTAATTGA